A region of the Salvia splendens isolate huo1 chromosome 11, SspV2, whole genome shotgun sequence genome:
tgtcctagacgacaaaaggagcaatctctccgccaagaacatggaagccactatgttacttgacgattgggcaaaggcggacatgagagcacaagagccggatttcgacttccgtgtagagagtgatggtgaagaattttcttccgatggcgatgacgaggtcagaagcgatagcactcaacattagcaatgagtcgacgggggcggtgaacggcgagcactgccgaccaaaaaggtaagcaaggtaagagaactacttgggctttgattcctcaataaaattgtggatacgtaggcacctcaacttaaatttgaaaagtttaacttcgaaagtttaagttgagctcaagcccttttcaaatttttttttcccccctatttcatagatcattcaggatgcggctaagttgtacttgaagatcattaaaatatattccccatttgatatttatcaaatggggaatatattttaatgatcttcaagtacaacttagccgcatcctgaatgatctatgaaattttttctcggaatcaacctttttttcttgcaaaatgttgcccattttctaagcaaacacatatcagcacgctatatacactgatacacattgctgcatttctaataggggcaatttgatcttccaaagcaatcaatgcatctcgaacacacatagtcagaacattattcaagcatctagcatggaaaaaatcagaacaaactatctattagtactaattttttccatgctagatgcttgaataatattctgactatgtgtgttcgagatgcattgattgctttggaagatcaaattgcccctattagaaatgcagcaatgtgtatatagcgtgctgatatgtgtttgcttagaaaatgggcaacattttgcaagaaaaaagggttgatcccaaggtaagagaactacgtgggctttgattcctcaataaaattgtggatacgtaggcaactcaacttaaatttgaaaaatttaactttgaaagtttaagttgatctcaagcccttttcaatttttcctttttcccccccatttcattttttttttaatttaccttccgagtccgacgaggcgacgagccgacgacacttgtaaattatattacattgttgtatgttgttgtattgtatacttatgtattgtaaattgtaatgtatcgttgtccgttacaactcaaaatcaataaaatttatttcattttctccttattcgtcttatttgtgcttgaattatgcattgtcttgttccgatttgttgtataaagccaaatttcaaattttaaaaaaaaaataataataattgaaccggcgaaaccgccggttcaaaaaccggaaccgccaaaaccgccggaaaaccggcggtttcgaaccggaaccggaaccgcccggttttcgaaccggaaccggaaccgtgaaatagcctcacggtccggttccagttccgcttccgccaaaaccggaaccggcggttccgaaccggaaccgccggttttcgaaccgtgggcaagTCTAGTTTGAGCCAGGATGAATTAGGTACTCAACAAAGCTTTATTGTGAATTTAAAACCAAACTagactaattaattaaaactaacTACCTAACAAACACTGAGCTAATAACAATTGAAAtctaattcaattattttaattacataAAGAGAACAGATCCATCACTTATTTAATCACTCCAGGAGCTCAACTCCCTACTTAGACTAAAGGCAATTGAGCTTCAAAGTTGTATTATAATATTACTAATTTGAGGTAtcttatagtactccctccgtcataaaaaaaaaaaagataagttttatcatttttgtcctccatcaaaattagactactttctaaatatggaaagtttaaaacatttaaatactattaataatgtagactctacaatccactaacattattcatttcttactttttcctctctctcatttttactaattttatattaaaactcatatcaTACACAGATACAATATATCTTATTTTGGTGGAGGgggtattttaaattataatatggAGTGAGTAGTAATGACTTATatcaaaaatttaattatagtttatGGTCCAAACTATGAACTGATTTGCATATAAAAATGCACAAAAGGTATCTAAACTCTTCTCCCTCGGTCTATACAAATTTTACTATGTTGCATTTGCTACTTTGTTTAAAGGATATTAGTTTCTAAAATAATAAACTTtgatcacattttattattttcatgaattttaaaattaatctaaaatataacaattttacgttttactccctccgtcctaattAGTTagggcacaagttttaagaaatgtaaaacaAAATGGATTGAATAAGTCAGTGGAATATTATatatagtgataaaatgcaaaacCTATATTTGTACAAACTCAAACTCTAATCCTAGCCcttaataatataaaatcaacagttttgttataaataaattaaaatctaTCAACAATGGTAAATTAGGGACAATTGAATTAGAGGGTAAATTGGGGACAATAGAATTAGAcgcgttttttaattttggtatGATTGTGTAATCCCACTATTAATGGACATAAAAAACCGAGTTAGTCACTCCTTCCCACTATTGAAATTAATTATACCGTTTCAATTCTCTCTCCCCCACCTTCCCACTTTCTCAATTCACTCACTGTTCATCTCTGCTAAAAATTCCGGCTACTATTTGTTTGTGCTTCtgaaaattattgaatttgctTCTGTTGATTTCTTGTTGAATTTTGATTAGCTTCTGTTGAAGTCGCATTGAATTTGCGTTGATATTAGTGGGGAAGTTGAATTTGAGTTGATTCTGTGAAATTAACACAAATTTAGTGTTGATTTTGTgttgatgttgattttgtgaaattaacACAGATTTGGTGTTGTTTATTTGTCGATTTTGTGCGCTGATTTTGAAATTAACAAATATTTTGTGGTTGTTTCCTTCtcttattttcttcattttctgcAGATTTTGTGTTGATTCTATaataaatatcaacacaatagaATAATATCAACATGATGTCAACACAATAGAATCAACCGCGATATGTTAAATGAACGTAACAGAAATAAATATCAACATAGAATCAACAATTATTCATGTCTATGTATAAAAATGTCTAACATATAATCAACCACGTTCCATGAAATATAAAcagaaaataacaaaatcaaCATAGGATAAGCCGCTTACAAAAACAGAAAGCTCCCAAAGaaaccacaaaaaaaatatttactaaGAATCAACGCCGTTCAATgcaaaatcatcaacaaacgCATATAGTTAAATTTTCAAATCAATTTTAATGGGGTCAAGATTCTTTCCATGAAAAGAATAATTTCAGTTTGGAATGTGGGAGAAAATTAAGGAACGTATAAACTACAAAAAACTTGAGTTACAGAAATACCCTTTGTTGACAAAATACATGCTCTTGTTGAAATTAAAATTCAGCAACTTTATAACTATAGATTTGTTATATTTAATGGCTAGGATTAAAGTTTGGAGTTTATATGTGCGTTATATTGATAACctctaaatatcgtaataaccctataactaaatctggaccgcacatttttaaaatcacgcggttgatattcaaacttagatttacttcataaaaaaaaggcggaggggtaaaactgtcatttcgttcatttaatttctgaatttcgccaaatatcacgtaaaatgatacaatgataaaatgataggtttattgcatagaatgatagttttgccggatagaatgatactctgagttgataaaatgatactatgagttgataaaatgatactctgaatttcgccaaatatcacgtaaaatgataaaatgataggtttatcaactaaagtatcattctatctgctgtgagtatcattttatcattttatcagtcaagagtaacattttatcaactcatagtatcattctatccggcaaaactatcattctatccaataaacctatcattttatcattttacgtgatatttggcgaaattcagagtatcattttatcaatcaagagtattattctatccggcaaaactatcattctatgcaataaacctaacataatcggcacaatacataatatacaaacctacaaagcagtaaacgtatcattttatcaactcagagtatcatttttataaggtttctgtcattttatccgcttagattatcattttatcaggtaaaagtatcattttattaaacaaaaatgtcattttatacaccaaaaatacctatcattctatcggctgaaagtatcattctacccgccaaaactatcattctatcggctgaaagtatcattctatccggcaaaactatcattttatgcagtaaacctaacatttataagctaaaagtatcattttatcaactcagaatatcattctatccggaaaaactatcattctatgcaataaacctaacatatatcattttatcagtcagtcaaaagtatcattttatcaactcagagtatcattctatccggcaaaactatcattctattcaataaacctaacataatcggcacaatacataatatacaaacctacaaagcagtaaacgtatcattttatcaactcagagtatcatttttataaggtttctgtcattttatccgcttagattatcattttatcaggtaaaagtatcattttattaaacaaaaatgtcattttatacaccaaaaatacctatcattctatcggctgaaagtatcattctacccgccaaaactatcattctatcggctgaaagtatcattctatccgccaaaactatcattttatgcagtaaacctaacatttataagctaaaagtatcattttatcaactcagagtatcattctatccggaaaaactatcattctatgcaataaacctaacatatatcattttatcattttatcattttatcagtcagtcaaaagtatcattttatcaactcagagtatcattttatccggcaaaactatcattctatgcaataaacctgtcattttatcattttacgtgatatttggcgaaattcagagtatcattttatcaatcaagagtatcattttatcaactcagagtatcattctatccggcaaaactatcattctatgcaataaacctaacatatgtcattttatcattttacgtgatatttggcgaaattcagaaattaaatgagcgaaatgacatatttacccctccgcctttttttatgaagttgagtatcattctatccggcaagactatcattctatgcaataaacctaacatatatcattttatcattttacgtgatatttggtgaaattcagaaattaaatgaggcaaatgacatatttacccctccgccttttttttatgaagtaaatctaactttgaatctcagccacaagattagaaatatgtgcggtccagatttggttatagggttattacgagatttaggggttatcatatgatcacaactctatatatatatatatatatatatatatatatatatatatatatatatatatgtggttgtgatcaattgagattttttagcctaattgagaattgagatgcattattagccactcatttttattaaatgagtggtccagaatttaccacatggaaaatatttttacattaattaattgtgaaagggcagaatggtaatttcatcatacattttatttaataaatatttttttatttttttaaaaaaaattaattttttttttcgattttttatttttttattatttttattttttttgtcaactacatatacaattcatgtcaactacacacatataatgtcaactacatatacaattcatgtcaactgcacatatataatgtcaactacatatatgattcatatcacctatacacatataatgtcaactataagctgttgacatttgatgtgcaggctattgacatttgatgtgcaggctacacatcgtagttgacatcgcgtgaaaattaaaaaaattaaaaaaaatttaaaaatttttttaaaaattttttaagaaaataaaaaaataaatttttttagttgttgacattttaatatgagttgttgacatttgatattctggctattgaaatgaaatgacgataatacccttagttgatataatctacttgtagttgacatttcaaaatgagtggctgaaaatgcatctcaattctcaattaagctaaaaaatctcaacctaacaagaccctatatatatatatatatgggagcgttattctcctattcatcccttaaatcctttattcttcttaatatgagccgttagatctcattcatcaatggtccagatgatctgcattattacactataatggtgcattattagtcggtgtgcattattcaactgaaaatctgcattattacactataatggtgcattattagtcggtgtgcattattcaacggaaaatctgcattattaaatgacacgtggcactaatctaaccgtcggatgacagaatcgtggggctgagatcaagaaggaaaaaggagaaaatatgcaaaaatgaaatgaatacatccctatgtatatatatatatatatagtagtgatctatggcaaacaacccttaaccaaataactagagaacaaataatagtgtaatagccgagacttagatttctcgggaattatgaaataaaatactagaacttttattgacgaatgaaagagtatttttatttcttgaataaggGTACAAGTACAACTTCAGAAATTTCAAAGCCACCAAATTTCAAGTGTTTGGAATTAAATACACACCAATAAACTTTTACGTGttaagaaaaagagagaatttcAAATAGAAACCCTATCTCTTTACAAATGAAACTACTAGCTTCGGGCCCTTCTTCTAGCATGGTTTCGGCCCAGTTTCCGATGGCCCGTTGGGCTGAACAGACGAGACAGCAACCGAGAAGAGTCAGCCTCTTGTCCCTGCCAGAAAACAACAAGATAAACAATAGGTTACATAAGACACTAAAGCTTTTAGTTGGCAAAGTAAGCAAGGATAAGGAACAAACCTACTTTGAGCTTTGAAGACCAAAACTTaccgaaaaaaaagaaaggtaagAGGTTGCTTTATCCCTGCACTCCACGGCTCACACCAGCCAAACGAGCagccaccaagcacggcagttcggcaccgagctcggcagttcgccaccaagcacggcagttcggcaccgagctcggcagttcgccaccaagcacggcagttcggcaccgagctcggcagttcgccaccaagctcggcagttcggcaccaagctcggcaactccgtgatctggagagaaagatcaaaacatgaagaagagctcggctgttatgacaactcgtttcaacagccgttagatctcctcAATCGTTTACAGAGACAACAAGAGAAGTGTATTAAGAAAGGGAAGGGAAAACAATACCTTGCAGAAATGTGAGTGAGTGTTGGACCGAAAGAAGCAAACTCCAGCCAGCAGGCTCCCCTCCAGCTAATACTCTgcaaagctgcagataacagccCTTGCTTTCCCTACCCAAACCGGTTATAGTCCGGAAATCAGCCCCCACAGTGCCACCTCTAGTGTGCACctgcaaaagaagacaaaattcatgaatgaatcagagtacaaggcagcacaaaacaccaaaatcagttaaagAATGCTGCAAGGTCAGCCAAGTACCTCAGTCAttgtgcagctttcagttacaagctGTGCATAAATATGCCAATCTCCTCCTCAGTTCCACCCCCCACCACACAACAAACTAGTTACTAAACGGAGCAGCAAGCGGAGGAGCAAGAGAGGTCAAGACCAAGGAAGGGAGTAGCTTAGCAAGTTCAGCGGAGGTACAAGGGAAAGGTAACACCCATCAGCTTAAATCTCAAGTTTAATGGCATCATTCGAGCATGATAGAAACAAAACATGGAAACGATTTATGATAACATGAGAATCTGAGAAATCAGTAAACCTCCCTTGCACATACCCCAGCCTCATTAGGATGCATGTCTAGGGTAGTGTAGCACTTTTAAGACTGGAGGAAAGGAACCATGGAATGGTGTCTTCCACACAGAATCAGTCACATAGAAGCACAACCACATTGCTTTTCAAACGCGAACTAGGACTAGACTATGACAAGAGAAAGAAGATAACTAGTAGGAACTTAGCTTCGGCGAGGTGACTGCCTGATTAAACGGCGCACTGCTACGAGGGTCTCCGCAGCGGCAGAACCGCCGTCTGC
Encoded here:
- the LOC121755388 gene encoding uncharacterized protein LOC121755388, which translates into the protein MTEVHTRGGTVGADFRTITGLGRESKGCYLQLCRVLAGGEPAGWSLLLSVQHSLTFLQDHGVAELGAELPSLVANCRARCRTAVLGGELPSSVPNCRAWWRTAELGAELPCLVAARLAGVSRGVQG